GAGTGCACATCGTTCCCAAGCGCGTCGCGAGCAACCGATCTCCTGCTGATGGAGTTCCACCACGCTGAACATAGCCAAGGATCGTCACGCGCGCCTCCAATCGAGTCAACTCCTCCAACTCGCGCGAGAGGCGAAGCGTGTTCCCCGCGTGCTGCGCATTCAAAACGGCAAGGTCGGTCTTTGCCTTCTGCTTGGCCGCCTTGTTGGGTGCTGTTTGCTTGCGGCGCGCTGCCGCCAAAAAGTCGGCCGCCTCCGCCTTCGACATTGCTCCTTCTGCAACGGCAATGATGCTGAAGTTTGTTCCATGCTGCTGCCGTTTTCGAATCGCCGCCGCAATGTGCTGCACGTCATAGGGGATCTCCGGCACCAGGATGACGTCCGCGCCTCCTGCGATTCCGGCTCCGAGCGCCAGCCAGCCAGCCCGATGTCCCATGATCTCCGCAATGATGATTCGATGATGGCTGTGCGCCGTGCTGTGCAAACGGTCGACTGCGTCGGTCGCGATCCCGAGCGCAGTGTCGAAGCCAATCGTCGAATCGGTCATCGGCACGTCGTTGTCGATGGTCTTCGGCAGCGTCACGATGTTCAGTCCTTTTTCGACGAGCCGCAGCGCGTTCTTGTGCGTTCCCCCGCCCCCGATGCATACGAGCGCCTCCAGCCTGTTCCGCTCGTAATGCTTCACGATGATGTCGGTCACATCGCGGCTCTTGCCCTTGAAATCCATTTTATGCGGCTTGTCACGGCCTGTTCCAAGAATCGTTCCGCCCACGGTGAGAATTCCCGCAAGCGTGCTCTTGTCCAGATCGCACTGAAGATTTTCCGCCAATCCGCGAAAGCCATCGCGGAATCCGATCACCTCGATGCCTGATGCGACTGCGGCCTTGCCGACCGCGCGGATGGCGGCGTTCAACCCAGGACTGTCGCCGCCAGCCGTGATGATCCCGATACGCCTGTTCTTCTTCATACGTCCTGTATCGCATCCTGACAAAGGAAGCGGGCGGCGTCATCCGGAAATCGCCGGAAAGGAAAGGCACTGCGAACCTGCCGTTCGACACAGGGAGCCAGTTCACCCCGCCGCATCGGAGGAGGGTGATCGATGCGCGTGCGGCAACCACACCGCACACGGCGAAATCACAAGCCGCCGAAACGGCGATGCCTTCGATTGTATTCCTCGAGAGCTTCGAAGAACTGCGCTTTGCGAAAGTCCGGCCAGAGTGTTTGGGTCACGACCAGTTCCGTGTAGGAAATCTGCCACAACAGGAAATTGCTGACCCGCATCTCGCCGCTTGTGCGAATCAGCAGGTCAGGGTCTGGCCAGTTGCGCGTGTAAAGGTGCTGCGCGAAAACCTTCTCCGTGATATCGGCGGGATCGAGTTCCCCTGACTTGATCTTGTGGGCCACGCTCCGCACCGCCTCCACAATTTCGGCGCGGCCGCCATAACTGAGCGCCAGCACCAGCGTCAACCCGTTGTTCCTGGCGAGCGCGGCGGTGGATTTTCGCAACTGTTCCTGAACACTGTCAGGCAGCCGATGAATCTGGCCGATCGCCTCCAGACGCACGTTGTTCCGGTTCAGGTCTGGAGTTTCGTTCTTCAGATACTGCACCAGATACTTCATCAACGTGTCGACTTCATCCTTGGGGCGATTCCAGTTTTCCGCTGAGAAGGCATAGAGGGTCAGGTATTTGATGCCCACTTCGCCGGCGGCGCGGATGATCATGCGCACCGATTCTGCGCCCTGCCGATGACCTTCCACCCGGGGCAGGTGACGCTGGCGGGCCCAGCGGCCATTGCCGTCCATGATGATGGCGACGTGCTGCGGCAGGGATGCCTTGGCTTCGGAACTGAGGTGCGCGGCCTGCGGACTCATGGGCAGGTTCGTGACGCCGTGTTTCAGGGTTGGAGCGCTGGAACCGGCGATCTGCTCAAAATCAGCTCTACTCCACGCAATCCAGCGCCTTCCGCCTTCGCGGATACTTAAACAAAAATAGTCTGCTCGCGGCCTGGACCCACACTCGCGATGAACAACCTCGCGCCGGTCAACTCGGAAATGGCCTTCAGGTAGGCGCGACATTTCGGCGGCAGCTCCTTGTAGGTCTTGGCGCTGTCCGTCGGTTTTTGCCATCCCGGAAATTCCGCGTACTCCGGCTGGCAGCGCGCGAGAACCTCCACATCGCTCGGCATGTAGTCGTAACGCTTCTTTCCATCCCGGTACCCAATGCAAACCTTGATCGTTTCCACCGTGTCCAGACCATCGATGTTGGTAATCGCGAGATCGTCGATGCCATTCACCATCGTCGCATGGCGTGTTGCCACGGAATCGAACCATCCGCAGCGACGTGCGCGGCCGGTTGTCGCGCCAAATTCCCGTCCCATGGCGTGCAGCATGTCAGCGATCTCGGCATTCTCCGTCGGCAACGGACCTTCGCCGACACGCGTGGTATAGGCCTTCATCACGCCCACGACACGGTCCATCCGATGCGGCGGCACGCCTGAACCTGTGCAGGCACCGCCCGCCGTGGTGTTGGACGACGTGACAAACGGATACGTGCCATGATCTATGTCGAGAAACGTTCCCTGCGCGCCTTCGAACAAAACATCCTTGCCGCGCAAGATGGCGTCGTGCAACAGCACCACCGTGTTCGCAACGAACGGCCGCAGGTAATCGGCGGCAGCAGAATACTCCGCAAAGATCTTCTTGAATGACAGTGGCGCGGCGCCAAAAGCCTTCAGCACCCCGTTGTTCTCCTTGATTTTTGCTGCCAGTCGATCCTCAAAACGCTCGGCGTTGATCAGGTCGATGATGCGCAATCCCACGCGCGCGGCTTTGTCTCCGTAGGCAGGGCCGATCCCGCGCTTCGTCGTGCCGATCTTGTTCTTGCCCTTTAAGACTTCGCGCTGGGCATCGAGTTCGCGATGGTAGGGAAGAACCACGTGGGCGGTTTCGCTGATGAACAGGTTGCCATCGACCTTGATGCCGAGCTTGCGCAATCCTTCGATTTCCGAGACCAGGCCGATCGGATCGATGACGACGCCATTGCCGATGACGCACGTCTTCTTTTTGCGAAGGATGCCGGAGGGGATGAGGTGCAGGACGTATTTCTGCTTGCCTACGAAGACGGTATGCCCGGCGTTGTTTCCACCTTGGGTGCGGACGACCACATCCGCCTGCTCCGTGAGCACGTCGATGATCTTGCCTTTGCCTTCATCGCCCCACTGGGCGCCTACGAGAATTGTATTGGCCATGTCTGTTAAACCGTTTCAGCAAGAAAGCATTCCAGCACTGCAGGAGCCTCTGGAGCGATCCGCTGCCGCCGCTTTGCGGCAAGAAAAATCCCCGAACTTGCATTCGGGGCAAAGCGTTCTTCTTTGCGGGCAAACACTAGGAAGCCGGGGTAAACGTGTCAATCCCCGAGCGCGCCGCGCGCGCACAACTCAGGACAGGGCGCCGTAGCGGCTGGCATCCTTGCCTGCTGTGGAAGCGGGCTTCTAGCCCGGTG
Above is a window of Verrucomicrobiia bacterium DNA encoding:
- a CDS encoding ATP-dependent 6-phosphofructokinase — encoded protein: MKKNRRIGIITAGGDSPGLNAAIRAVGKAAVASGIEVIGFRDGFRGLAENLQCDLDKSTLAGILTVGGTILGTGRDKPHKMDFKGKSRDVTDIIVKHYERNRLEALVCIGGGGTHKNALRLVEKGLNIVTLPKTIDNDVPMTDSTIGFDTALGIATDAVDRLHSTAHSHHRIIIAEIMGHRAGWLALGAGIAGGADVILVPEIPYDVQHIAAAIRKRQQHGTNFSIIAVAEGAMSKAEAADFLAAARRKQTAPNKAAKQKAKTDLAVLNAQHAGNTLRLSRELEELTRLEARVTILGYVQRGGTPSAGDRLLATRLGTMCTQLILDKVFGVMVAARGDGVKPVPIAEVAGRLKTVPLNHPWIETARRVGTNLGD
- a CDS encoding isoprenyl transferase, which codes for MSPQAAHLSSEAKASLPQHVAIIMDGNGRWARQRHLPRVEGHRQGAESVRMIIRAAGEVGIKYLTLYAFSAENWNRPKDEVDTLMKYLVQYLKNETPDLNRNNVRLEAIGQIHRLPDSVQEQLRKSTAALARNNGLTLVLALSYGGRAEIVEAVRSVAHKIKSGELDPADITEKVFAQHLYTRNWPDPDLLIRTSGEMRVSNFLLWQISYTELVVTQTLWPDFRKAQFFEALEEYNRRHRRFGGL
- a CDS encoding adenylosuccinate synthase encodes the protein MANTILVGAQWGDEGKGKIIDVLTEQADVVVRTQGGNNAGHTVFVGKQKYVLHLIPSGILRKKKTCVIGNGVVIDPIGLVSEIEGLRKLGIKVDGNLFISETAHVVLPYHRELDAQREVLKGKNKIGTTKRGIGPAYGDKAARVGLRIIDLINAERFEDRLAAKIKENNGVLKAFGAAPLSFKKIFAEYSAAADYLRPFVANTVVLLHDAILRGKDVLFEGAQGTFLDIDHGTYPFVTSSNTTAGGACTGSGVPPHRMDRVVGVMKAYTTRVGEGPLPTENAEIADMLHAMGREFGATTGRARRCGWFDSVATRHATMVNGIDDLAITNIDGLDTVETIKVCIGYRDGKKRYDYMPSDVEVLARCQPEYAEFPGWQKPTDSAKTYKELPPKCRAYLKAISELTGARLFIASVGPGREQTIFV